CGGTTTCCTGGCCGGACTTCATGGACCTCAACGGCATGCTCCTCAAATGGGATCTCGTCGAACCCTTGAGCGAACTCAAGTACTTCGGGGCCGATGCAGTTTCGGGCATCTCCAACACGTCCCTGCTGCTCGGGAGCAATCTTGGAGCGCTTGGAGCCTCGCAGGTGCTGCTGGTGGCGTTGGGCGGCGTCTACCTCCTGGCGACCAGGCAATTGCGCTGGTTCATCCCGGTTTCCTTTCTGGTAGGTGTGTTCCTCACTGGGCTGGTTTACAACATGATCGACCCGAAGCTCTACGCGCCGCCCCTGTTTCATCTCCTGTCCGGCGGGACCATGCTGGCCGCCTTTTTCCTGATGCCGTACCCGTCCTCCTCGCCCGTCTGGAAGCTGCCCATGCTGCTGTATGGCCTGTTCGGAGGCGCCCTGCTGATCATCATCCGGACCTACGGCATTTATCCTGACGGGGCCGTCTTTGCTGTACTGCTGATCAATTTGTGCACTCCCCTTATCGATCTCATTCAACCCAAGCCCTTTGGGGGGAGGTAGTCGCCATGATGGAAATCGTTCGCATGATTGTCGTTCTCTCGGCTATCACGGGACTGTCCGGGTTTGTGCTGTCCGGCCTCAAGGTCTGGACCACGCCCATCATTGAAGAGCAGGTGCTCATGAACGTGCAGGGGCCGGCCTTGAAGAAGATTTTTCTTGAAGGCACCAACGACCCCATTGCCGACAGGAAGAAGATGCCCAAGCCCGGTGACGAGAGTCAGACGATCAACGTCTTTCCCTCGATCAAGGACGGCAAGCTCATCGCAGTGGCCATGGAGGCCGCGGGCAAGGGCTATGGCGGCGACGTGAACGTCCTCGTGGGCTTTGACGTGACCAAGGATACCATCCTGGGCATCGGCGTCACGACCCACAAGGAGACCCCTGGTCTGGGTTCGCGCGTTGCGGAGCCGGCCTTCACCAAGCAGTTCAAGAACCTCGCCCTGGACAAGGCCGCGCTCAAGAAGGACGGCGGCGGCATCGACGCCGTGTCCGGCGCGACCTTCTCCTCCATAGGCGCATCGGCTGCGGCCAAGCAGGCTGCGACATGGTACACAAGTCTCAAAGACTCCATCAAGACTTCCTGGTAACAGAAGATTTTTCTAAGGAGCTATAGAATGGCCAGCTTGGTGCAAGAATTTACCAAAGGGTTGTGGAAGGAAATTCCGCCGTTCCGCCTGGTGCTGGGCCTGTGTCCGACACTGGCCGTGACGACCAACGCCGAGAACGGTCTGGGCATGGGCGCGGCGGTCGTCTTCGTGCTCGCCCTGTCCAACGTCATCATTTCCCTTGTGCGCAACATCATTCCCAAAAAGGTACGTATCGCCTGTTTCATCGCCATCGCGGCCTCGCTGGTCGTGGCGGTGGAGATGCTCATGCAGGCCTTCGCCTTTCCGCTGTATCAGCAGCTGGGCATCTTCGTGCCCCTCATCGTCGTGAACTGCATCATTCTCGGTCGCGCCGAGGCCTTTGCGGGCAAGAACCCGCCCCTGGCCTCCCTGGCTGACGGCCTGGGCATGGGCATCGGTTTCACCATGTCGCTGACCTTTCTGGGTGCGATCCGCGAAATCTTCGGCGCCGGAAAGCTGTTCGGCGTGGGCCTCTTCGGGCCGGATTTTCATCCCTTCACGTTCATGGTGCAGGCCCCGGGCGCGTTCGTGTGCCTCGGTCTCATTCTGGCGGGCATGAACTATCTGACCATCTGGCAGGCCAAGAGAAAGGGCGTGGAGCTTGACCCCAATTTCGACGCCGGATGCTCGGGATGCGGCGCCTGCAAGATGATGGACAAGATTGCCGCCCAGAAGAAGCTGGAACGCATGGAACCGGCCAAAGGCTAACTCTAGGGAGAGTGACTCATGGAAATTTTCCTCCTTTTTATTTCAGCCATCTTCGTCAACAACATCCTGCTGGCGCAGTACCTTGGCAACTGTCCCTATCTGGGGTGCTCCAAGGAGAAAGGCGTCGCCATCGGCATGGGCGCGGCGGTTCTGTTTGTCACGGTCCTCGCGACGGTGATCACGTTTCTTTTTCAAAAGTACGTCATGGTGCCGTTCCATCTTCAATACCTGCAGACGATTTTCTTCATCCTCGTCATCGCGGCGCTGGTTCAGTTCGTCGAGATGTTCCTGAAGAAAATGGTGCCGCCCCTGTACAAGTCCCTGGGCATCTTCCTGCCGCTGATCACGACCAACTGTGCCGTGCTCGGCGTGGCCATCCTCGTGCAGCGTCTGGAATTCGACCTCGTGACCGCAACGCTGTACTCCATCGCCGCCTCGCTGGGCTTTCTGCTGGCGATCGTGCTGATGGCGGGCATCCGTGAGCGTTTCGCCGTGACGCGGATCCCGCGGTCCATGCAAGGCGTCCCGAGCGGTCTGATCATGGCGGGGATCATGTCCCTGGCATTCCTGGCCTTCAAAGGCATGATAGCTTAACGAAGCGGAGAGAGTACGTATGATCATCGAGTCAGTTGTCTCCTTGTTTGGACTAGGCTTTGTCTCGGCCAGCGTTCTGTCCGTCGCTTCAAAGCTGCTCGCCGTGGAAGAGGACCCTCGCCTCGAGGTGGTTGTCGAGGCCCTGCCCGGCGCCAACTGCGGCGGCTGCGGTTTCGCCGGATGTGAGGCGTATGCCGCAGCGGTCATCAACGACCCGAGCACGCCGCCGAACAAGTGCTGCGCCGGTGGCCCGGATGTGGCCAAGCGCATAGCCGAATTGACCGGCAAGGCCGCCGGCGACGCCGACCCGATGGTGGCCTTTCGTCGGTGCGTCAAGGTCGAGGGTAAGGTGGCCAAGAAGTTCGATTACTTCGGCATCCAGAGCTGTGCTGCGGCCAAGCTGGTCCAGGACGGCCCCGACGCCTGCAAGTATTCCTGCCTCGGCTTCGGGGACTGCGTCCGGGCCTGCCCCTTCGACGCCATGTGGATCGAAGGCGACCTGGTACACATCTCTCCAGAAAAATGCACCAGCTGCGGCACCTGCGTGCGTACCTGCCCCAACTCCATTCTGGAGCTCATCCCCAGGCGTTCGCGCGTCATGGTCTTCTGTTCGTCCCAGGACAAGGGCAAGGCCGTGAAGGACGTCTGCGAGGCCGGCTGCATCAGCTGCGGCGCGTGCATCAAGAAATGTCCGGCCCAGTGCATCACCATGGTCGACGAGCGTATCCACATCGACCACAAGGCGTGTCTGGCGTACGGCCCCTCCTGCGGGGAAGCCTGCGTCGAGAAGTGCCCGCGCGACATCCTGCGCTGCCTGAACCCCGACATGATCTCCGCCGCCCCCGATACGGAGCCGGCCAGGTATCCTGATGAGTCCCATGTCGCGGACCTGCAAGCCTAACCACGCCACAGAATCGGAGCAACGAACATGAAGCATGCGACTCAGATACACGACCGCCGGGCTTTCCTGAAAACTCTGGGCGTTCTCGCTGCCGGTGCGGCACTGGCTCCCGCCATCCGGGTTCTTCCGGCCTTCGCCGCGTCAGGGGTGATCAAAACGTCCGAACAGCGGATGCTCATGGGTACCTTCGTGAGCATGACGGTGCTCGCCCCGTCGCAGGGGCTCGGCGAGGAGGCCATTGGCCGCGCCTTCGCCGAGGTCGAGCGCCAGATCGGCATTTTCAGCCGTTTCGATCCGTCCACGGCCCTGTCCGCCCTCAACCGCGACGGGCGTTTGAACGGCGCTCCCCAGGAACTTTTGGACGTCGTCGCCTTCAGCGGCGATCTGCACCGGCGTTCCTCCGGGAGGTTCGACGCGACCATCGCCCCTGTGGTCAACCTGCTGGAGCGCAGTCACGGCAAGCCTGACGCCAAGGATCTGAAGGAGGCGTTGGCGCTGGTTGACGGTTCTCGGCTGCGCAGCAGCGGTTCCAACTTGCGTTTTGACGCCGCCGGTATGTCCGCGACCCTCGACGGCGTGGCCAAGGGCTTCATCGCCGACAGCGCGGCCGAAGCCCTGACCACGGCCGGGGTAGCCAACTTCCTGATCGACGCCGGCGGCGATATCCGGGTGGGCGGCGCGTCCGACGGCCTGGTCCGTCCCTGGCGCGTGGCCATCGAGGATCCGGACAAGCAGGGCAACTATCCGGCGGTCATCGACATGAAGGCCGGCGCCGTGGCCACATCCGGCGGCTATGAGGTCTTCTTCGATCCGTCGAAGAAATCGCATCACCTGGTCGATCCGACCAATGGCGCCTCGCCGCAGTACGTACGCAGCGTCAGCGTGAAGGCCCCGACGGTCAAGGAAGCCGACGGCCTGGCCACGGCCCTGAGCCTCATGCACCCGCGCGAGGCCCTGCGCCTCACGGAGTCCCTGCCCGGACACGACTGCCTGCTGATCACCTCCACCGGAGCGCGCATCTCGTCGTCCACCTGGGGCTGATCCCGCATCCCGCACGTTCTTGGAAAAGCCGGTTCTGCCGGCTTTTCCGTTTTCTTGGCCCCAGCACACCGCTCTGATCCGGGCTCATCCATTTCCACGGCCATCTTCCCTTTATTCCGGCCTGTTTTCCCGTTATGCTGGTGCGAAGCGTCCCAAGACGCCTTGGAAGACGTCTCGGAAAATCTGCGGATTTCCATCCGCGGCTTTGGCATTGCGCCGCACGTGTCCCGGTCAGAGACTTTGTGCGCGGACACTCAGCAAATCATCATCCACGGATGGGTACGAATATGGCTTCGAAATGGATCTTGCGTGCCGTGCTCGTTGCGGTTCTGGGCCTTGCCGCCCTTGCGGGCGTTCTTTTCTTCGGGATCGACCCCAATGATTTCAAGCCGCAGATCGTGTCAGCCGTACGCGACAACACCGGCCGGGAATTGATCATCGACGGCGACCTCAAACTGGGCTTCTTCCCGTATCTGGCCGTATCGATAGATGGCGTGCAACTGCGCAACGGCCAGGGTTTCGAGGGGCCGTTCCTGACATTGAAGAACGCGCGCCTCAAGGCGCGGTTGTTCCCTCTTCTCCTGTCACGTCTGGAGGTCGTGGCCTTGGATGTCGACGGCCTGTCCGTTTTCCTCACCCGTGACGCTGACGGTCGCGGAAACTGGATGGATCTGGCCACGCCGGAAGAGCCCTCGGGGGCCGCTGGCGGCGGTTCCATGTTGAAGCGCGACAAGCGGGTGCCGGCTCTGGCCTCGCTCATCGTGGACGGCCTGAGCGTTACCGAGGCGCGCGTGGTCTGGGACGACCGGCTCAAGGACAATCATTTCGACGTGAGCGGGATTCACCTGGACGTCTCGGATTTTGCCTTCGGGGAGCCGTTCGACGTGGATACCAGGGCCGCCGCGATCATCGGGGACATGAGCGGTGAGCTGGCTTTTTCAGCCAAGGCCGTCCTTGAACTGGACCGCCTTATGGCGGAGAAGCTGAACCTGACCGCGCGCCTCAGCGGGGAAGGGCTTCCGCAAAGTCCGGAAACCATCGCCCTGTCGGCCGACTATTTCTCCACGGACGGCCGTCTGGACAACGGTCGGCTGCAGGGGCTGGGGCTCGACGTGCGTTTCGCCACCAGACAGATGCCGGGCGCAGGCAGTGCGGGCAACATGGAGGTGGCTCCTTTCAGCCCCAAGGACGCATGTGCGCGCCTGCATCTCCCGCTTCCGGCTTTCCGTGATCCAACCGCCCTGGAGCGCATGGAGTTTTCGTGCGACTGGGCCGCCGTGGACGAGGGTGTCGAAGTTTCGGATCTTCGTCTTGTCCTGGACAATTCGACCATGCAGGGCGGCATTTCGGTGCAGGGGCGGAAGAACCCGTTCGTTTCCCTTGATTTGCGCGTGGACAGCCTGAACCTCGACCGATACCGCATCCGCTCGGCCGAAAGCGCCGGCCGGCCGTCGTCAGAAACGGGCGAACCCAGCACCCTGCCCATGCGCGAACTGCGGGCATTGAACGGCAACGCGACTCTGGCCGTTGGCGACCTGACCGCGGCCAATGTCCGCTGCACTGACGCCATACTTCGCGCACATGCCGCAGGCGGGCGGCTGGTCCTCGACGAGGTGGCGGCAAGCGCATACGGTGGACGGTTGAAGGCGTCTGGCGCTCTGGACGTCAGGACGGACACCCCGGCGTATTCCTGGAGTCATGTGCTCTCCGGCCTGCAGATCGGCCCGTTGCTTGGGGCGTTGCATGGTCAGGAGTTCGTGACGGGCACTGCGGGCGGTTCGGCATCCGTCGAGACGAAAGGGCACGCCGTGCCGGTCTTGCTGCGCAACCTGGGAGGAACATATGATTTCAGGGTCGTGAACGGGGCGTTGAACGGCGTGAACATCGGCGCAAAGGTGCGTGACGGCATCCGGGCGTTGAAGGGGCAGTCCGCGGGCCTGGCGGAGCCGGAGCGGACGGTGTTTTCCGTGCTTTCGGGAAGCGGGAACATCGTGCAGGGGGTGGAGACGAGCCGCGACCTGCTGCTGTTGGCGCCGCGTTTTCGCATCACCGGCGGCGGCCAGACGGATCTGGTGCCCATGGTCATGGACTATCGCCTCACGCTGCACCTCGATGGCAGCGAAGGGGCCTTTGACGAGGGCGCGCTCGGGTTGCGCAGTTTCCCCGTCCGCGTCAGCGGCCCTGTCCATGAACCGACCATAGCGCCGGACACCAACGCCGTGCTGCGAAGCCTCGGCCTGTCCGGCAGCAGGGCCGTGGGCGATGCCATCAAGGGTGTGGGTTCAGGCCTGAACAAGGGCCTGGAAGGGCTGAAGCAGCTGTTTAAATAGCGGGTTCGACCCGCCGGATTCCGGCCAAGCATTCTTCGGTTTGAGCGGGTGCTCTCCCACGCGAGAAACTTCGACATTCCAAGGGCAAAGGCGGACAAAGCATGGATCGCCGCGGCGAAGACGCCTCGCGATGACGGCTTCCAGCACAGAGATTTCGTCCGTCCCATCATCCCCATGATAAACGGGTCAAGGGGCAAGCCCCTTGCGGGGCGCGGGGCGGAGCCCCGCATCTCTTCCTCTTCACCCCGCAAAAAAAGAAAGGCCGCTCACACGGCCTTCCCATCATCCCCATGATAAACGGGTCAAGGGGCGAGCCCCTTGCGGGGCGCGGGGCAGAGCCCCGCATTTCTCATCCCCTACTCGACATCCCACTGCGCCCCCTGGGCCGTGTCCTGGATGGTCACGCCGAGGGCAAGGAGTTCGTCGCGGATGGCGTCGGAGCGGTCGAAATCCTTGGCGGCGCGCGCTTCCTGGCGCTCGGCGAGTCGCGCCTCGATGAGGGCGGTGTCGATCTGCTTGCGCCGGACGCGGCTGGACTTGAGCTGTGCCAGGAAGTCGGCGCTTGGCGTGAGGAAGAGGCCGAGGACTTCGCCCCAGCGCTCGAAGAGCTTGAGGGCGTGGCGCACGAGGTCGCGGCCCTGTTCGGACTTCTTGAGGGATTTGTCCTCGAGGATGCGGTTGACGGTCTTCATGAGCACGAAGACGTGTCCCAGGGCGGCGGCGGTGTTCATGTCGTCGGCCATTGCCTCGTCCCACTTGGCTTCGAGGGCTGTGGATTCGACGACGATTTCGGCCGGCAGGGGGGAGTTGGTCCACTTGGTTCCGGCCACGTGGGCTTCGGCGGCGGCCTTGGTCAGGTAGACGCGCTTCAAGGCGCGTTCGGATTCTTCGAGGGCGTCGGCGGTGTAGTCCAGGGGGCTGCGGTAGTGCTTGGTGATGAGGAAGAAGCGTAGCACCTCGGGCAGGTAGTTGGCGAGAATGTCGCGGATGGTCACGAAATTGTTCAGCGATTTCGACATCTTTTCCGAGTTGATCTGCACGAACCCGTTGTGCACCCAGTAGCGCACGAACTGCTTGTCCGTGGCGGCCTCGGTCTGGGCGCGCTCGTTCTCGTGGTGGGGGAAGGCCAGGTCCTGGCCGCCGCCGTGGATGTCGAAGGGCAGGGGCAGGTAGCGTTCGCTCATGGCCGAGCATTCGATGTGCCAGCCGGGACGGCCGGGACCCCAGGGGCTCGGCCAGGACGGTTCGCCGGGCTTGGCGCCCTTCCACAGGGCGAAGTCGAGAGGGTCCTCCTTCTGTTCGCCGGGCTCGATGCGTGCGCCGGACTGGAGGTCCTCGATGTTGCGTCCCGAAAGCTTGCCATAGCTCTGGTAGGAGCGGACGCGGAAATAGACGTCGCCGTCGGCGGTGGAGTAGGCGTGACCCTTGGCGATGAGGTTTTCGCACAGGGCGATCATCTCGGCGATGTGTTCGGTGGCCTTGGGTTCGATGTCGGCGCGCAGGATGCCGAGGCGGTCCATGTCCTCGTAGAAGGCGTCGATGTAAGTGCGGGCGATGGTCTCGAAGTCAGAGCCTTCGCGGTTGGCGCGGTTTATGATCTTGTCGTCGATGTCGGTGAAGTTGCGCACGAAGGTCACGTCGAGGCCGATGTAGCGCAGGTAGCGGACCAGGACGTCGAAGACTACGGCCGAGCGGGCGTGGCCGATGTGGCAGAAGTCGTAGGCCGTGATGCCGCAGACGTACATGGAGACGTGGCCGGGCTTGAGGGGGACGAATTCTTCCTTTTTCCTGGTGAGGCTGTTGTAGATCTGCATGCTCATTCCTTGTTGGTTCTTGGGCGAAACATGTTCAGGGCCGCATGGACGCGATCCCGGATTCTGTCAACGGTCAGGAGGGTCAGCAGGGCCGAGAGTTCCGGGCCAAAATCGGATCCGGTCAGGGCCAGGCGGATGGGATGGTACAGTGCGCGGCCCTTGACGTCGGCCCGGGCGGCGGTTTGCTTGAGGAGTTCGGAGGCTTCGCTTGCGGTCAGGCGCGTCTGCGGCTCCGATGTCGGAAGGGCGTCGAGGAGCGCGTCAAGGACGGCCGTGCCGGTGGAGAGTTCCGAAATTGCCGAAGCGCCGTAGCGGATTTCGTCGGCGGTGAAGTGGGGCAGCAGGGCGCGCAGGTCGTCCACGGCGGCGGCGTTGTCGCGCAGCCCGAGGACGAGGTCGCGGCGCAGCCCGTCGGGAAGGGCGTGCCACGGGTCGCTTGCGGGCAGGGCGTCATCCAGGGCGCGGACGTGGCTGTCAGGGTCGGCGGCGCGGAAGTAGCGGGCGCTCAAGGCCCGCAGCTCGTCGAGGTTCATGACGGCGTTGCCGCGGCCCAGGGCGAAGGGGTTGAAGGCCCGGGCCATGTCGTTCAGGGACTCGAAAAGCTTTTTGGTCGGCAGGGCCCCGGACAGGGAGGCGAGGTAGTGGACCACGGCCATGGGTTCGAGGCCGGCGCGGATGCAGTCGGGGATACCCAGGGCGCCGCTGCGCTTGGAGAGCTTTTTGCCTTCGGTGTCCACCAGCAGGCCGTGGTGGGCGAAGCTCGGCGGCGTACCGCCCAGGGCCTGGTAGAGCAGGATCTGGCGGGCGGTGTTGGTCAGGTGGTCTTCGCCGCGCAGGACTAGGGTCACGGCCATGTCGATGTCGTCGACGACCACAGCCAGGTTGTAGCTGGGCCAGCCGTCCTGGCGCAGGAGCACGAAATCGCCGAACGCGCCGGACGGGACGCGCATGTCGCCCTTGATGAGGTCCGTGAAGGCGACGTCGGCCTCATCCGGGAGGCGGAAGCGCATGACGTGGGGCTCGCCCTTCGCGACACGGTCGGCGCGTTCGGCGGGCGTCAGGGCGGCGCAGCGTCCGCTGTAGCGCGGGGGGAGACCCTTGGCCGCGGCTTCGGCGCGTTCGCGTTCGAGGTCGGCCTCGGCGCAGAAGCAGGGATAGGCGCGGCCGTCGTCGGCCAGCCTGGCCACTGCCGCATGGTAGTGGTCCAGGCGCAGGCTCTGGTGCCGCACGGGCCGGTCCGGAGCCAGGCCCAGCCAGGCCAGGGACCACAGGATGGCCGCCTCGTGGGCGAAGGTTGAGCGCTCGCGGTCCGTGTCCTCCAAGCGCAGCAGGAAGGTGCCGCCGCTCTGGCGGGCCAGGAGGAAGTTGAGCACCGCGGTGCGTGCGTTGCCCAGGTGCGGCACGCCCGTGGGGCTGGGCGCGAAGCGGGTGACCCAGGGGCCGCCGGTCCTGAAATTCGTCATGCCGGGGTCCTTGCGGCCGTGACCACGGCCACGGCCTTGATGCCTTCCTTGCGGCCCGTGAAGCCGAGGTGCTCCTCGGTGGTGGCCTTGACGTTGACCTGTTGGTCGGCGAGTTCCATGAGCCGCGCCACGTTGGAGCGGATGCCGGCCTTGTGGGGGGACAGGCGCGGGGTCTGGGCGATGACGGTCAGGTCCACGTGGGTGATGGTCAGGCCCATGCGGCGGGCCTTGTCCATGACCTCCGAGAGGAGGACGGCCGAGGAGATGTTGTCGAACTTCTCGTCGCTGTCCGGGAAGTGCTCGCCGATGTCGCCAAGGCCCAGGCAGCCGAGGATGGCGTCGCACAGGGCATGCAGGAGCACGTCGCCGTCGGAGTGGGCCTTGACCAGGGGCGCGCCGGCGATGGGCATGCCGCCGAGGACCATGGGCCGGGTGCCGCCGTAGGCGTGGACGTCGTAGCCGAAGCCGGTGCAGGGCACGGGGGCCGGTGTGGGGGAAGCAAGCATGCGCAGGTCCTCCGGGTTGGTGATCTTCAGGTTGGCGGCCTCGCCCGGCACGACGCGAACCGTGCCGCCGGCCAGTTCGACCATGCTGGCGTCGTCCGTGACCTCCCAGCTTTCGGCCAGGGCGCGTTCATGGACCCGGCGCAGCAGGGCGGCGGGGAAGAGCTGCGGGGTCTGCACGGCGCGCAGGCTGTCGCGGCGCATGGTGGAAACGACCGTGTCGTCCTCGACGTGCTTGACGGTGTCCGTGACGGGCATTCCGGGGATGACGCCGTCGATGCCGTCGGCCAACGCTTCGAGAAGGGTCTGGACGAGGGCCGGGCTGAAGAATGGCCGGGCGCTGTCGTGGACCAGGACCCGGCCGCAGCCAATGGGCAGTGCGGCCAGGCCCAGGCGCACGGAGTCCTGGCGCCGCTCTCCGCCGGCCACGGCCAGGACGGGCACGCCGACGGGGCTGGTATCCTTGAGAAGATTCAGTTCGCGGGTGCGCTCGTCCAACTCCGGCGCGGGAAAGACGACGACCACGCCCGCCAGTCCGGGGACGGCGGCCATGGTCGCGACGCTGCGCCAGTAGAGGGGGCGTCCCTCGTGGTGCAGGAACTGCTTGCGCGCGCCGCCCGTCTCGCGGGCCAGGCGCGAGCCCTGGCCCGCGGCCAGGATGATGGTCCAGAGTGGATTGGTCATGATCGAAATTACGGAGCCGGACGATAAGCCGGATTCTGTTCCCGTTGCCGGGCGGCTGTCATTCCTCTAGGGCGGCGGTTGCCCGCCGTCTCCAGCAACCTACCCGAAGGATATCGACCGGGCCGGTCACCTTCCTATTTGGTCTTGCACCGGATGGGGTTTACCTAGCTTGCCGCGTCACCGCGACAACTGGTGGGCTCTTACCCCGCCTTTTCACCCTTACCCCGGCCGCGAGGCCTGGGCGGTCTGTTTCTGTGGCACTGTCCCGGGGTTACCCCCGCTGGACGTTATCCAGCATCCTGCCCTGTGGTGTCCGGACTTTCCTCCCCCGGCCTTGCGGCCGGCGGCGACAGCCTGTCCGGCTCCGTAAAAATCATTCGTTGCCCGAGAAGTGGCGCTCCCAGAAGATGATGCGCAGGCAGTTGGGGCAGCTCAGGATCTGCTCGCCCTTCTGCAGGTCGATGAAGGTCTGGGGCGGGATGACGACATGGCAGCCCTTGCACACGCCCTCGCTGACGGGGACGATGACGGGGTTGGGGATGCGGTCGCGGATGAAGTTGTAGCGGGTCAGGATGGGCGCGGGCACGGCCTCGGAGGCCTTCTTCTTGTCCTTGTCCAGTTCGGCCAGACGTGTGCGCTTTTCGGCCAGCTCCTGATCGAGGTTGGCCTGCTGGGCGGAGATGGTCTCGGACAGGGCGTCGATGTCCTTCTGCAGGGCGTCCTTGCGGCCTTCGAGGTCCGAAAGGTCGGCCAGGAGGTTGGAACGCTCCTCCTCGCGCATGCGGTTCATCTTCTCCATGGTGTCCATCTCGCGCATCATGGCGTGATATTCCTTGGTGTTCTCGACCATCATGAGCTTGTTCTTGCTCTTCTTGACCTTCTGGGCGTCGTTCTCGATCTCGCCCTCGATGCGGCCCTTCTGCTCCATGAGGACGTCGATTTTCTCCTGGATCACGCCCTGCTGCTGCTCCAGGTACTGCCTCTTTTCCTGCAGGCTCTGCAGCTGCTTGGGCGCCTCTTCGAGAATGCGCTCCAGGGTGATCATCTCCGAGTCGACCTTCTGCAGCACGACGAGCTGTTCGATCTGTTGGATATAAATGCTCAAGGTTACTCCTCCTCAAAAAACGTATCGTGAATCCGGGCTGTCCCCGGGGAGACTTCAGGCAAATGGGTCGCGGCCCGGAAGAAAGACGACCCGCACGCCGGCGTCGGCGAGTTCGTGGGCCAGGCTTTCGCTCCAGATGCGCATCATGTTTTCCTCAAGGCTGAAATGGCCGACGTCGAGGGTCAGACCCAGGTCCTGCACGGCCTGGGCCTGGTGGTACTTCACGTCGCCCGTGAGGAAGACGTCGGCGCCGCGGGCGAAGGCCGTCGGGGCCAAGTCCGCGCCGGAGCCGGGGCAGTAGGCCACGGTGGTCACGGAGTCCCGGGCGAAGCCGACGCTGCGCGGAGCGGCCCGCAGCACCTCGCGCAGGCGGGCCGAAAAATCGAGCCAGGTCAGGGCCTGGGGCAGGGTGCCGATGCAGCCGAACCCGAACTCGCGGGCAGGGGAGGTCAGACTGATCTCCTGACACGGGCCCAGGCCGGCGGCCCTGGCGCGGAAGCTTGCGGCGTCCTCGGGCCACAGCACACATTCCGAGATCTGAGCGTCGCGATGCGTGCAGGCGTCCTCGAAGCCCCGCAGGGCTTCGGCGTCCAGATGGGCCGGCACGCGGAAGAGCGTCGGCGTCTCGCGGCGCGTGACCTCCAGGACGCACATGTCCCGCAGCCCAAGTGC
The Desulfomicrobium escambiense DSM 10707 genome window above contains:
- the cysS gene encoding cysteine--tRNA ligase: MQIYNSLTRKKEEFVPLKPGHVSMYVCGITAYDFCHIGHARSAVVFDVLVRYLRYIGLDVTFVRNFTDIDDKIINRANREGSDFETIARTYIDAFYEDMDRLGILRADIEPKATEHIAEMIALCENLIAKGHAYSTADGDVYFRVRSYQSYGKLSGRNIEDLQSGARIEPGEQKEDPLDFALWKGAKPGEPSWPSPWGPGRPGWHIECSAMSERYLPLPFDIHGGGQDLAFPHHENERAQTEAATDKQFVRYWVHNGFVQINSEKMSKSLNNFVTIRDILANYLPEVLRFFLITKHYRSPLDYTADALEESERALKRVYLTKAAAEAHVAGTKWTNSPLPAEIVVESTALEAKWDEAMADDMNTAAALGHVFVLMKTVNRILEDKSLKKSEQGRDLVRHALKLFERWGEVLGLFLTPSADFLAQLKSSRVRRKQIDTALIEARLAERQEARAAKDFDRSDAIRDELLALGVTIQDTAQGAQWDVE
- the gltX gene encoding glutamate--tRNA ligase, giving the protein MTNFRTGGPWVTRFAPSPTGVPHLGNARTAVLNFLLARQSGGTFLLRLEDTDRERSTFAHEAAILWSLAWLGLAPDRPVRHQSLRLDHYHAAVARLADDGRAYPCFCAEADLERERAEAAAKGLPPRYSGRCAALTPAERADRVAKGEPHVMRFRLPDEADVAFTDLIKGDMRVPSGAFGDFVLLRQDGWPSYNLAVVVDDIDMAVTLVLRGEDHLTNTARQILLYQALGGTPPSFAHHGLLVDTEGKKLSKRSGALGIPDCIRAGLEPMAVVHYLASLSGALPTKKLFESLNDMARAFNPFALGRGNAVMNLDELRALSARYFRAADPDSHVRALDDALPASDPWHALPDGLRRDLVLGLRDNAAAVDDLRALLPHFTADEIRYGASAISELSTGTAVLDALLDALPTSEPQTRLTASEASELLKQTAARADVKGRALYHPIRLALTGSDFGPELSALLTLLTVDRIRDRVHAALNMFRPRTNKE
- the ispD gene encoding 2-C-methyl-D-erythritol 4-phosphate cytidylyltransferase codes for the protein MTNPLWTIILAAGQGSRLARETGGARKQFLHHEGRPLYWRSVATMAAVPGLAGVVVVFPAPELDERTRELNLLKDTSPVGVPVLAVAGGERRQDSVRLGLAALPIGCGRVLVHDSARPFFSPALVQTLLEALADGIDGVIPGMPVTDTVKHVEDDTVVSTMRRDSLRAVQTPQLFPAALLRRVHERALAESWEVTDDASMVELAGGTVRVVPGEAANLKITNPEDLRMLASPTPAPVPCTGFGYDVHAYGGTRPMVLGGMPIAGAPLVKAHSDGDVLLHALCDAILGCLGLGDIGEHFPDSDEKFDNISSAVLLSEVMDKARRMGLTITHVDLTVIAQTPRLSPHKAGIRSNVARLMELADQQVNVKATTEEHLGFTGRKEGIKAVAVVTAARTPA
- a CDS encoding zinc ribbon domain-containing protein, coding for MSIYIQQIEQLVVLQKVDSEMITLERILEEAPKQLQSLQEKRQYLEQQQGVIQEKIDVLMEQKGRIEGEIENDAQKVKKSKNKLMMVENTKEYHAMMREMDTMEKMNRMREEERSNLLADLSDLEGRKDALQKDIDALSETISAQQANLDQELAEKRTRLAELDKDKKKASEAVPAPILTRYNFIRDRIPNPVIVPVSEGVCKGCHVVIPPQTFIDLQKGEQILSCPNCLRIIFWERHFSGNE
- a CDS encoding Nif3-like dinuclear metal center hexameric protein, whose product is MHPKDLIARIESTAPLHLAASWDKSGVQIASAAAEVRTMCVALDPTVDTLRRAVDLQADFLLCHHPLALSPRLPSRLDEYHEVLRLTLSSSMWLYSAHTSLDANPDGPVNWLGRALGLRDMCVLEVTRRETPTLFRVPAHLDAEALRGFEDACTHRDAQISECVLWPEDAASFRARAAGLGPCQEISLTSPAREFGFGCIGTLPQALTWLDFSARLREVLRAAPRSVGFARDSVTTVAYCPGSGADLAPTAFARGADVFLTGDVKYHQAQAVQDLGLTLDVGHFSLEENMMRIWSESLAHELADAGVRVVFLPGRDPFA